The Microbacterium luteum nucleotide sequence GTACGGGACGGGCATCGACGTGTCCGTCATCCCCGACGTGTACGCGTCGTCCGAGCGGGATTCGTCCTCGGTGATCGTCAGCGACTCCACCCAGCCTCCGCGGGCTCGTGCGGCGACGGCGACCGCCTCTGCGCCGGTCGCGGCGTCGTCGACGACGAGAGTCGCCGTCGCGGAGGTGATGAGTTCGCGATCGGTGTCGACGGGGCCGATCTCGATCCCCGACGAGGTCGCATCGTCGGCAGCCATGCCCGACTCCGTCGCGCCGTCGGCGGGGGCATCCGCCATCTGGCCGCCGCCGTCGGGGACCTCGACCGCGCTGATGTCGGTGGAGGCCGGCCCGACCAGCACGGCGGGGCCGATGAGCGCGGCCGCTGCGATCACGGCGACCGCGGCGGCGCCGCCGGCCCACCACCGCGCACGTCGCGTGCGGCGTCGGTCGCGTTCGCGCGCGATTCCGGTGAACACCGAGTCCTCGATGCGATCCAGGCTGGCCTCGGAGATGTGCGGCAGCGGGTCGTTCGATGTCATGACGTGCTCTCCTTCACGGTTGCCCGCAGCCGTGAACGGATGCGGGACAGGCGATTGCGGACCACCCCGTGCGAGACACCGAGCCGCGCGGCCGCCGCGCCGTAGTCGAGTCCTTCCACCGCGCACAGCAGGAAGATGCCCCGATCGAGCTCGCCGAGTCCGTCGACCTCGTCGCCGATGCGACGCGCGAGGTCGGCTCCGATCACCTGCTGCTCGACGTCCACCCGCGCGGGCGCGCCCTCGGGGAGCCGACCGCGGGTTTCCCGGTCGCGACGCTGCTGGCGCATCCGGTTCGCCGACTGGAAGCGGCAGATCGTCACCAGCCACGGAAAGAGCGACTCGCCCGCCAGGCGCATGCCCGGCAGCTTCCGCCACGCCACGAGGAAGGTCTCCTGCAGCACGTCCTCGGCGTCGGGCGCGTCACCGAGCAGCGCGTACGCGACGCGGTACAGGGCGGGCGCGTAGGAGCGGTACAGCGTGCGGAACGCGTGCTCGCTCCCGCTCGCGGCGAGCGCCACGAGCGTCGCGTCGTCGGATGCGGGCGCGGAACTCATGCGGTGCTGCTCCTTCGAGGCCGAGGGTGGTCCTACACCCGTGAAGTGTCGGCACCGGCGCGATCGTCTCACATCGGTGGGGTGCCGCGCGGCGACCCGGTAGGGTTGAGGCCGCGAGAGGGAGTATCCCGTCCTCGCGCGTCCGTCATCACGGGTCCTGCAGGGCCCCGGGCGCGCGCCGCGTCAGCGGGGGAGAGACTTTCGATGATTCGTGCATCCCTCTTCGAAAGGCCCTGATGGGTTACGAGATCCCCGCGTGGTTCCAGATCGCCGCGCTCGCCGTGCTGGTGGTCATTCTGGTCGCCGACCTGCTGCTGATCCTGAAGCGCCCGCATATCCCGTCGATGCGCGAGGCGACGCTGTGGGTGGTCTTCTACGTCTCGCTGGCGCTGGTGTTCGCGGTCGTGCTGCTGTGGGTGACCGGCAGCCACGATGCGATGGGGGAGTTCGTCGCGGGATGGCTGACGGAGTACAGCCTGTCGGTGGACAATCTCTTCGTCTTCGTCCTGCTCATGAGCCAGTTCGCCGTGCCGCGCCGATACCAGCAGGAGGTGCTGATGGTGGGCATCATCATCGCGCTGGTCCTGCGCGCGATCTTCATCATGCTCGGCGCCGTCCTCATCGAGAACCTCAGCTGGATCTTCTACGTCTTCGGCCTCTTCCTCGTCTACACGGCGTGGCGGCAGGCGTTCCCCGGATCGCACGAGAACTCGGCGCAGACCGAGACCGGGCTGGTGCGCTTCATGCGGCGCTTCTTCAACATCTCCGACTCGTACGACGGCCCCAAGCTGCGCACGGTGATGGGCGGCAAGAAGGTGTGGACGCCGATGATCCTCGTCTTCGTGGCGATCGGCTTCACCGATCTCGTCTTCGCGATCGATTCGATCCCCGCGATCTTCGGCATCACCCAGAGTGCGTTCATCGTGTTCACGGCGAACCTCTTCGCGCTGATGGGACTGCGTCAGCTCTACTTCCTTCTCGGCGGACTGCTCGACCGGCTCCGTTACCTGCACTACGGCATCGCGTTCATCCTCGCGTTCATCGGCGTGAAGCTCTTCCTGCACGCCCTGCACGTCAACGAGCTTCCGTTCATCAACGGCGGCGAGCACGTCGAGTGGGCACCGGAGATCTCCACCTGGGTCTCGCTGGGCGTCATCCTGGTGTCGATGGCGGTCGCGACCGTCGCCAGTCTCGTCGCCGCCGGCAAGGAGCCGGTGGTGCCGGAGCCGGAGACGCCCGCCATCCCCGACGGCAGCGGCGCGACCGACGCCGAAGAGGCGGCATCCGTCGTCGCGGACGAGCACGCCACTCCGCCCACGGTCGACCCGCGCGACCGCAGCTGAGGCGTGCCGGTGCACGTCCGGGCACGTCGGCGGCAGTGATAGCCTGGCTCCGTGTGGATCGCTCGCCTTCTCCTTAGCGGCCGCGACGAGTCCTCGTAACCCAGGCCTCACTCGTCGCGGAGTTTCGTCGCGGGCTTGATCCCCCATCCCGAGGAGAGCGCAATGAGCACACCCATTCCCGACGCATCCGTCATTCCCGACCGCCCCCGCACCCTCGCCGAGAAGGTGTGGGACGACCACCTCGTCGTCAAGGGCGAGGGCGGCCAGCCCGACCTGATCTACATCGACCTGCACCTGGTGCACGAGGTCACCAGCCCGCAGGCGTTCGACGGTCTGCGCGCCGAGAATCGCCCGGTGCGGCGTCTCGAGCACACGATCGCCACCGAGGACCACAACACGCCGACGCTGGAGATCCACAAGCCCATCGCCGACGTCACCAGTCGCACCCAGATCGAGACCCTGCGCCGCAACGCCGAGGAGTTCGGCGTGCGTCTGCATTCGCTGGGTGACATGGAGCAGGGCATCGTCCACGTCGTCGGCCCGCAGCTCGGACTCACGATGCCGGGCATCACCGTCGTGTGCGGTGACTCCCACACCTCGACCCATGGAGCGTTCGGGGCGATGGCCTTCGGCATCGGCACGAGCGAGGTCGAGCACGTGCTCGCGACGCAGACCTTGCCGTTGAAGCCGTTCAAGACCATGGCGGTGACCGTCGAGGGCGAGCTCCGCCCCGGCGTGACGGCGAAGGACATCATCCTCGCCGTTATCGCGAAGATCGGCACCAACGGCGGCCAGGGCTACGTGCTCGAGTACCGCGGCAGCGCGATCCGCGGCCTGTCGATGGAGGGCCGCATGACGATGTGCAACATGTCGATCGAGGCGGGTGCCCGCGCCGGCATGGTCGCCCCGGATGAGACGACCTTCGCCTACCTCGAGGGTCGCGATCACGCGCCGACCGGACAGGACTGGGATGACGCGGTCGCGTACTGGCGCACTCTGCCCTCGGACGAGGGGGCCGTGTACGACGCCGAGGTGTTCCTCGACGCCGCCGAACTCGAGCCGTTCGTCACGTGGGGCACGAACCCCGGGCAGGGGGTGTCGCTGAGTGATCGCGTCCCCTCGCCCGACGATTTCGCGGACGCGAACGCGCGCGTCGCGGCCGAGCGCGCCCTCGAGTACATGGATCTCCAGGCGGGGACGCCGATGAAGGACATCCCCGTCGACGCGGTCTTCATGGGATCGTGCACGAACAGCCGCATCGAAGACCTGCGCGAGTTCGCGTCGATCATCGATGGGCGCACGAAGGCACCCGGTGTCCGGGTGATGGTCGTTCCCGGCTCCGCGCGCGTGAGGCTGGAGGCCGAGGCCGAGGGACTCGACAAGATCATCACGGCCTTCGGTGCCGAGTGGCGGTTCGCCGGCTGCTCGATGTGCCTCGGCATGAATCCCGACCAGCTGAGCCCGGGGGAGCGCTGCGCGTCGACGAGCAACCGCAATTTCGAGGGGCGACAGGGCAAGGGCGGCCGCACCCACCTCGTCTCGCCCCTGGTCGCGGCCGCGACGGCGGTGCGCGGCACGCTGTCCAGCCCCTCGGATCTCGAACCCGTCGAGCAGGCTGTGCCGGCGACGAGCGGAGCGGGGGCCTGACATGGAGAAGTTCACCACCCACACCGGCGTCGCCGCCCCGCTGCGCCGTTCCGCGGTCGACACCGACCAGATCATCCCGGCCGTCTACCTCAAGCGGGTGACGAAGACCGGCTTCGACGATGCGCTGTTCGCGAACTGGCGTCAGGAACCCGACTTCGTCCTCAACCAGCCCGCGTATGCATCCGCGTCGATCCTCGTCGCCGGGCCCGATTTCGGAACCGGGTCCAGCCGTGAGCACGCGGTCTGGGCGCTGCGCGACTACGGCTTCAAGGTCGTGCTCAGCACCAAGTTCGCGGACATCTTCCGGGGCAACTCCGGCAAGCAGGGACTGGTGACCGGGGTGATCACCGACACCGAGCTCGAGGCCTTCTGGGACGCGATGGCGGCCGAGCCCGGAGCCGAGATGACTGTCGACCTCGAAGCGCGAACCGCCGTACTCGGCAACCTCGAAGCTCGATTCGAGATCGACGATTACACTAGGTGGCGGCTTCTCGAGGGGCTCGATGACATCGGGCTCACCCTGCGGAACGAACACAAGATCGCAGAATTCGAGGCTCGCCGCGAGGCGTGGCGGCCACGGACGACACCCGTCCGTTGAGCCCGGACCCTTCCCACCGGAAGGGTCGGCGACAAGCGCCCCTCGAACACGCGAATGAGGTTCACCGGATGAAGACACTTCTCGACGACTCGGCCGAGCCCACGTCAGGAGAGAAGCAGATGACCGGAGAAACCCTGCGGATCACGGGCGGTCGGCCGCTGCGCGGCCGCGTCGAGGTGAAGGGTGCGAAGAACCTCGCCACGAAGGCGATGGTGGCCTCGCTGCTCGGCGAGACGACGAGCGTTCTTCGCGATGTTCCCGACATCAGCGACGTGCAGGTGGTCCGGTCCCTCCTCGAAGTGCACGGCGTGACCGTGGCGGAGGGGCCGGAGCCCGGCAGTTACACCTTCGACCCGCGAGGCGCTGTGGCGGCCCACTTCGAGGAGATCGACGCGCACGCGGGTGCCTCCCGCATCCCGATCCTGTTCTGCGGTCCGCTGCTGCACCTGCTGGGCGAGGCCCTGATCCCCGACCTGGGCGGATGCCGCATCGGAGATCGCCCGATCAACTTCCACATGGACGCGCTGCGAGCGTTCGGCGCGGTTGTCGACAAGAGCTACGAGGGCATCCGCATCACGGCACCCGACGGCCTCCACGGTGCGTCGATCGAGCTTCCCTACCCGAGCGTCGGCGCCACCGAGCAGGTCCTGCTGACCGCCGTGCGCGCGAAGGGCACGACGGAGCTGCGCAACGCCGCCATCGAGCCCGAGATCATGGACCTGATCGCGGTGCTGCAGAAGATGGGCGCGATCATCTCGTACGAGCCGAACCGTGTGATCCTCATCGAGGGCGTCGATTCGCTGCGCGGCTACGACCACCGCTGCATCTTCGATCGCAACGAGGCTGCTTCGTGGGCCTGCGCGGCGCTGGCCACCGACGGCGAGATCTTCGTCGACGGCGCCAAGCAGCAGGAGATGCTCACCTTCCTCAACGTCTTCCGCAAGGCCGGGGGCTGGTTCGACGTCCACGAGGACGGCATCCTCTTCCGGCGAGACGGATCGCTGAAACCCGTCATGGTCGAGACCGACGTGCACCCCGGCTTCATGACCGACTGGCAGCAGCCGCTGATCGTCGCGCTCACCCAGGCGGACGGACGCTCGATCGTGCACGAGACGGTGTACGAGAACCGTCTCGGATTCACCGCCGCCCTCAACCAGATGGGCGCCGACATCGTCGTGCACCCCGACGGCCTGGACACCCCGGAGCGCCGCGTGCCGCGTCGCGCGCTGGAGCAGGCGGCCGTCATCAACGGACCCACGCCGCTGCGCGGGGCGGATGTCGTCGTGCCCGACCTCCGCGGAGGGTACAGCTACCTCATCGCCGCGCTCGCCGCCGAGGGCGAGTCGATCGTGCGGAACGTCGACATCCTGCGCCGCGGCTACGAGAAGCTGTTCGCAAAGCTCGACGCCCTGGGCGCCGAATTCGACATCATCGGATGACCCGGTGACGTCGCCTCGCCCGCGCGCCTCGACGGAGAAGACGCGCCCCAGCATGTTCTGGCCGCTCGCCGCGATCATCGTGCCGCTGACCGGACTCCTCGCCAAGATCGAGGTCATCGACGGTCACAAGCTTCCGCGCGAGGGTGCTTACGTGCTGGCGCCGAATCACAACAGCGAGTTCGATCCGATCATCGTCGCCGTCGCGACGTGGCGCATGGGCCGCGCACCGCGCTTTCTCGCGAAGGAGAGCCTGTTCCGCGTGCCGGTGCTCGGCTGGGCTCTGCGGACGACGGGCATGGTGCCGGTCGCACGCTCCGCCTCCGCGTCATCGTCGCGTGCGACTCTCGAGGCGTCCACCGAGATCGTCGCCAACGGCCGCGGCGTGATCGTCTACCCGGAGGGATCCCTCACCCGCGACCCCGACCTGTGGCCGATGCGCGGCAAGACCGGAGCGGTGCGGCTGGCCCTGGCCGGCGGCATCCCCGTCATCCCCGTGGCGCAGTGGGGGACTCAGCAGATCCTGCCGCGCTACGGGAAGCTCAAGCTCTGGCCGCTGCGCCGTCGGGTCCGGGTGGTCGTCGGCGATCCCGTCGATCTGACGGCCTACGCCGCGCGCGACGGGCAGGCGGCCGCCCTCATCCCCGCGACCGACGTGGTGATGGGCGAGATCTCCCGCCTGCTGGCGACCCTCCGCGACGAGCCCGCACCCGCCGAGCGGTGGGACCCGAGTGCCCACGGGCAGAAGGAGACCGGACGCCTTGAGTCGTAAGCACGAGGCGACCTTGCCGCGCGTGGCGGTCATCGGCGCCGGGAGCTGGGGAACGACCTTCGGCAAGATCCTCGCCGACGGCGGCGCGCACGTGACCATGTGGGCTCGTCGCCCGGAGCTCGCCCACGAGATCGACGAAGCCAAGCGGAACAGCCAGTACCTCGCCGGCATCAACCTTCCCCGCGAGATGAGCGCGACCGCCCACCTGTCGGAGGCGGTCGAGGGAGCCGAACAGATCTATCTGTCGATCCCGAGCCAGTCGGCTCGGCAGAACCTCAAGGCTCTGCGTCCGCTCGTGGCGGCGACCGATGTTCCGATCGTGTCGCTCATGAAGGGCGTCGAGCGGCGCAGCGGCCTGCGGATGAGTCAGGTCATCGAGCAGGAGCTGGTGTGCGATCCGGCGCGGATCGCCGTGGCGTCGGGACCGAACCTCGCTCTCGAGATCGCCCGCGAGCAGCCGACGGCCGCGGTGATCTCCTCGCTCAGCCAGGACACCGCCGACGCCGTCGCGCGCCGTGCCAGGAATCGGTACTTCCGAAGTTTCGTGAACACCGATGTCATCGGAACCGAGTTCGGTGGCGTGCTGAAGAATCTCATCGCGGTCGCGATCGGGATCGTCGACGGCGTGGGATACGGCGAGAACACCAAGGCGTCGATCATCACCCGCGGTCTGGTCGAGATGACCGACTTCGCGGTCGCGCAGGGCGCGCAGCCCGAGACCCTCCAGGGCCTGGCAGGCCTCGGCGACCTGATCGCCACCTGCCAGTCGCCCCTGAGTCGGAACAACACCGCCGGGCGGCTGCTCGGACAGGGTTACAGCTTTCAGGACGTGGTCAAGCAGATGGAGCAGACCGCCGAAGGCCTGGCGTCGGTGGCTCCGGTGCTCCAGCTGGCCCGTGAGGCCGGTGTGCAGATGCCCATCGTCGAGCAGGTCAAGCGCGTGCTGGATGGCACGATGGACCCGCGCGAGATCGCGCCGCACCTGACGACCGACGACGACGACCCCCAGGGGGAGAGGACGCAGAATGGACAAGCGGGCGGTGGCGGTGCTCTTTGGAGGTCGCTCCAGCGAGCACTCGATCAGCTCCGCGACGGCGGGCGGCGTCCTCCGCGCGATTGACCGGGACCGCTTCGACGTCATCCCGATCGGGATCACCCGTTCCGGCGCCTACGTGCTCGAGGACGACGACCCCGAGAAGTTCGCCCTCGACCCGAGCCGCATGCCCGAGGTCGTCGACAACGGCACACGCATCGTCTGGCCGGATTCCGCCGAGACCCGTGAACTGCGGGTGCGGGATGCCGCGGGCGAGCGTTCGCTCGGCCGAATCGACGTCGTGCTGCCGATCCTCCACGGGCGATTCGGGGAGGACGGGACGGTGCAGGGGTTCCTCGAGCTCCTCGGCATCCCCTACGCGGGCGCCGGGGTGCTGATGTCGGCGATCGGCATGGACAAGCACACGACCAAGAGCGTGCTGAAAGCGGCGGGCGTGCCCGTCGTTCCATGGGTGACGGTGACCCGCGCCGATCTCGACCGAGACCGCGCGCAGATCGAGCATCGCGTGCGTGCCCTCGACCTCCCCGTGTTCGTCAAGCCGGCGCGCGCCGGATCGAGCGTCGGGGTGACCAAGGTGGCGGACCTGTCTGACCTGGACGCCGCGTTCGAAACCGCCTTCGCCGAAGACGACACGGTGCTCGTGGAGAAAGCCGTGACGGGTCGCGAGATCGAGTGCGGCGTGCTGCCCGGGCGCGACGGCGGTCTGCCGCGCGTGAGCCTGCCCGGGGAGATCGTGATCACGGGACGCGAGTTCTACGATTTCGAGGCCAAGTACCTCGGCGCGCCCGGGGTCGAACTGGTGTGTCCGGCCCAGCTGCGCGACGGCGAGATGGCCGAGATGCAGCGCGTCGCGGCCCGCGCCTTCGAGGCCGTGGGCGGCGAGGGTCTCGCTCGCGTCGACTTCTTCTTCACCGGCACCGACTTCTTCGTCAACGAGGTGAACACGATGCCCGGCTTCACCCCGATCTCGATGTTCCCCGCCTGCTGGATCGCGACCGGCATGACCTACACCGAGCTGATCTCCGAACTGATCGACGGCGCGCGCGAGCGCTGAGCCGACCGCTCAGGGCAGCAGCGTGTCGGTGGTCGTGCAGTAGCTCTCGGCCGGCAGCTGCTCCACGAGGGGACCGAGGGAACCGAGCACTTCGTTGGGGGAGACCGTCTCGTTGTCGACGAAGACCTCCACCGCCGGCGTGCGCCCGTAGCTCGTGATCAGGTAGGTCGGGGCCTGCGAATCGTCGACGATCCAGTCGACGCCGCCGATGGTGATGCACTGCGCCTCTGTGGGCCCGGGAGGGGTGACCCCGCACGTGAGCAGCACCGCGGCGGGGTCTCCCCACGCTCCCGTCGACTGGGCGTCGGTCCACCGCCGATCCTGACCGTCGAGCGCGTCGGGAAGGCGCACGATCACGTCGGCGCAGAGAGGGTCGTTGGCGTCGGCGGCGGGGTCGAGGGCGACCGTCGACGAGCAGCCGGCCAAGAGGGCGACAGCGAGTGAGACGCCCACCGTTCCGCTGGCGATGCGGCGCGACGGACCACGGGAGGTGAGCACCCGTCCACGCTACCCGGCGATCCTGCGAGCCGCCCGCCGATAGCGTGGAGTCATGACCGACAGCCGCACCGTGGGACAGCTGGGCGAGATGCAGGTGCTCGCGCGCATCCTCGACCACCTCGGGACCTCCGCGGCGGAAGTGGGCCCGGGGGATGACGCCGCGGTGCTCCCGCTCGCGGACCACCGGGTCGTGGCGACGACCGACACGCTCGTGCACGGGCCGGACTTCCGTCTGGCCTGGTCCAGCGGCTTCGACCTCGGGTGGAAGGCCGCGGCGGTGAACCTGGCCGACGTGGCGGCCATGGGTGCACGCCCCGTCGCGCTGCTGGTCGCGCTCGCGATGCCCGACGACACGTCGATGGACACCGTCGCCTCCCTCGCCGACGGTCTGCGGGCCGCGTGCGAGACCCTGGCGCCCGGCAGCCGCGTGGAAGGCGGCGACCTCACCGCGTCCGACACCCTGACGATCGCCGTCACCGCGCTCGGCACCCTCGAGGGTCGGGAACCGGTGCGGCGCAGCGGGGCGCACGCGGGCGACGTCGTCGCCGTCGCGGGGGAGATCGGCCCTGCTGCGCGCGGCCTCGGGCTGCTGTTCCAGCGATTCCGCGACCGAGACGGCACGCCGGTCGCTGTCGACGAGAGCGTGCTCGACGCGGCGGAGCGTTTCGATCTGTCCCGTCAGCTCCGTCCGGTGCCGCCCATCGCGGCCGGTCCCGCAGCCGCCCGCGCGGGGGCGACGGCCATGATGGACGTGTCGGACGGGCTCGTGCTGGACGCGACACGCCTCGCGTCCGCCTCGGGGGTGACGATCGATCTGCGCTCGTCGGCGATCGGCGGGGAATCGGCGCTGTCCGGCGGCGAGGACCACGCGCTGCTGGCCACCTTCCCGCCGCAGGCCTCACGTCCGGAGGGCTTCCGCGTCGTCGGGAGGGTGGTCCCCGCGGGAGGCGACGCCGTGCTCATCGACGGGCAGGCTCCGCGAGGTCGTGGCGGCTGGGACCCCTACGCCGACTGGGACGCAGGCCGGGGCTGATCCGATTCCCCAGCGGGCTCCGGCCGCGCCCACCAGATCGTCGTGTCGCCGTGGCGTCGGGATCGCTGCCAGCGGAGTCCCGGCGGAAGGGTCGGCTCGCCCGAGCGTGTGGCGCGCTCTATCACGACGTCCGCGTCGGCGGAGAGCACTCCGGCCACGAGCGCGAGGGTCTCGGTCAGCTCCGCGTCGGCGAGGTCGTACGGCGGATCGAGGAACACGAGGTCGAACCGATGAGACGTGCCGCGGAGGAACGCGTCGCTGCTGGACCGGTGCACCAGCGCCGTCACGCCGTCCATGGCCTTGGCCACTCGTCGGGCGTTCCGCGTGGCGACGGCGGCCGCCTTCGGTGCCTTCTCGACGAGGTCTGCCGACGTGGCGCCGCGGGAGAGGCATTCCAGGCCGAGCGCCCCGGAGCCGGCGTACAGGTCCAGGACAGCGGATCCGGCGATCGCCCCGGCGGACTCGAGCGCCCCGATCACGGATTCGCGCACGCGCTCCGAAGTCGGTCGCGTGCCGGCGTCGGGGACCTCGAGGGGGATCGAGCCGGCGCCTCCGGCGATGATGCGGGTCACCGCTCCACCCTACAAAGCCGGGGGCGTCGGTGGCGGTGCCTAGACTTTCTGCCATGCCCACCCTCGACTCCCGCCTCGACGGTGTCGTCGGCACGGCGGCCAAGACGCTGGAGCGCGCGTTCGGGATGAGGACCGTGGGCGATCTGCTCGGCCACTATCCTCGTCGCTACGCCCGTCGGGGCGAGCTGACGCCCATCCTCACACTGCCCGTTGGAGAGACGGTCACCATCGTGGCCGAGGTGCGCCGCGTCGGCGAACGGCGCATGCGCAACCGCAGCGGGAGCATCCTCGAGGTCGTGATCGGCGACGGCACCGGCGAGATGTCGCTGACGTTCTTCAATCAGTCCTGGCGCATGAAGGACCTCCGGCCGGGGCGTCGCGGCACCTTCTCGGGAAAGGTGGGGGAGTACCGCGGGTCGGTGCAGTTGACGCATCCCGCCTACGAACTCTTCGATGACATCGACACCGCTCTCATGTCGGCCGAAGCGTGGGCGAAGCTTCCGATCCCGATCTATCCGGCGACGAGCACGCTGACGAGCTGGCAGATCACCAAGCTCGTCCACCACGCGCTCGACGTGCTCGACCCCGTGCCCGACCCGCTGCCCGACAGGCTTCGCGAGGCTGCGCGTCTGCTTCCGCTGGGCACCGCCATCGAACGCATCCACCGTCCGGACTTCGACGAGCAGATCGAACCAGCCCGACAGACGCTCCGCATGCACGAGGCCTTCGTGCTGCAGGCGGCGCTGCTGCAGCAGCGTCACTTCGTGCGGGCGATGTCGGCGACCGCCCGGACACCGGGCGCGCTGCTGGCCGACTTCGATGCGCGACTGCCGTTCGAGCTCACCGAGGATCAGGTCGAGGTCGGTGCGCGCATCGGCGCGGACCTCGCCGGGGCCTGGCCGATGAACCGTCTCGTGCAGGGCGAGGTCGGCTCGGGGAAGACGCTGGTGGCGCTCCGAGCGATGCTCCAGGTCGCCGAGAGCGGGGGGCAGTCCGCCCTCATCGCGCCGACCGAGGTCCTCGCCGCTCAGCATCTTCGCTCGATCACCAGGATGCTCGGCCCCGAACTCGCTCCGCGGATCATGCCGACGCTGCTCACCGGGCAGCTCTCGGCAGCGGAACGACGCCGCGCAGCCCTGCGCGTCGCGTCGGGTCAGTCGCTCGTCGTCGTCGGCACGCACGCCCTCCTGAGCGAGAGCACGACCTTCGCCGACCTCGGGCTCGTCGTCGTCGACGAGCAGCACCGGTTCGGAGTCGACCAGCGCGAATCGTTGCGGGCGAAGGGAACCTCCCCGCACGCGCTGGTCCTCACGGCCACACCCATCCCCCGCACCGTCGCGATGACGGTGTTCGGCGACCTCGACGTCTCCACGATCCGCTCGATGCCGGCCGGTCGAGCAGGCATCGAGACGCACGTGGCCCCGGTCGCCGAGCGACCGGCCTGGTTCGCTCGCGTGTGGGACCGCATCGCCGAAGAGGTGTCGCAGGGACGCCAGGCGTTCGTCGTGTGCCCGGCGATCGACGCCGACGGCCGCGGAGGAGCCGTGCGCGACGGCGCCGACGACCCCGCCGCCGACCCCGTCGCTGACGCCGTTGCGGCGGGCACGGGCCCGGCGCGCACGCGGTGGGGCGTCGTGCAGGTCGCCGAGCTGCTGGCGGGGCACCCGGCCTTCGCGGCGCTGCGCGTCGAGACGCTGCACGGCAAGATGCCCGCCGAGCACAAGGACGCCGTGATGCAGGCCTTCGCCCGCGGCGAGGTCGACGTGCTCGTGGCCACGACCGTCGTCGAGGTCGGCGTCGATGTGCCCAACGCCTCGACGATGGTCATCCTCGAGGCCGATCGATTCGGTGTGTCGCAGCTCCACCAGCTGCGGGGGCGTGTCGGCCGCGGCGGCGTGCCGGGCCTGTGCCTGCTCGTGACGGAGGCCGAGCGAGGCAGTCCCGCGCGCGACCGGGTCGATGCGGTGGCGCGCACCC carries:
- a CDS encoding RsmD family RNA methyltransferase — encoded protein: MTRIIAGGAGSIPLEVPDAGTRPTSERVRESVIGALESAGAIAGSAVLDLYAGSGALGLECLSRGATSADLVEKAPKAAAVATRNARRVAKAMDGVTALVHRSSSDAFLRGTSHRFDLVFLDPPYDLADAELTETLALVAGVLSADADVVIERATRSGEPTLPPGLRWQRSRRHGDTTIWWARPEPAGESDQPRPASQSA
- the thiL gene encoding thiamine-phosphate kinase, coding for MTDSRTVGQLGEMQVLARILDHLGTSAAEVGPGDDAAVLPLADHRVVATTDTLVHGPDFRLAWSSGFDLGWKAAAVNLADVAAMGARPVALLVALAMPDDTSMDTVASLADGLRAACETLAPGSRVEGGDLTASDTLTIAVTALGTLEGREPVRRSGAHAGDVVAVAGEIGPAARGLGLLFQRFRDRDGTPVAVDESVLDAAERFDLSRQLRPVPPIAAGPAAARAGATAMMDVSDGLVLDATRLASASGVTIDLRSSAIGGESALSGGEDHALLATFPPQASRPEGFRVVGRVVPAGGDAVLIDGQAPRGRGGWDPYADWDAGRG
- a CDS encoding DUF3515 family protein, with the protein product MLTSRGPSRRIASGTVGVSLAVALLAGCSSTVALDPAADANDPLCADVIVRLPDALDGQDRRWTDAQSTGAWGDPAAVLLTCGVTPPGPTEAQCITIGGVDWIVDDSQAPTYLITSYGRTPAVEVFVDNETVSPNEVLGSLGPLVEQLPAESYCTTTDTLLP
- a CDS encoding ATP-dependent DNA helicase RecG; translated protein: MPTLDSRLDGVVGTAAKTLERAFGMRTVGDLLGHYPRRYARRGELTPILTLPVGETVTIVAEVRRVGERRMRNRSGSILEVVIGDGTGEMSLTFFNQSWRMKDLRPGRRGTFSGKVGEYRGSVQLTHPAYELFDDIDTALMSAEAWAKLPIPIYPATSTLTSWQITKLVHHALDVLDPVPDPLPDRLREAARLLPLGTAIERIHRPDFDEQIEPARQTLRMHEAFVLQAALLQQRHFVRAMSATARTPGALLADFDARLPFELTEDQVEVGARIGADLAGAWPMNRLVQGEVGSGKTLVALRAMLQVAESGGQSALIAPTEVLAAQHLRSITRMLGPELAPRIMPTLLTGQLSAAERRRAALRVASGQSLVVVGTHALLSESTTFADLGLVVVDEQHRFGVDQRESLRAKGTSPHALVLTATPIPRTVAMTVFGDLDVSTIRSMPAGRAGIETHVAPVAERPAWFARVWDRIAEEVSQGRQAFVVCPAIDADGRGGAVRDGADDPAADPVADAVAAGTGPARTRWGVVQVAELLAGHPAFAALRVETLHGKMPAEHKDAVMQAFARGEVDVLVATTVVEVGVDVPNASTMVILEADRFGVSQLHQLRGRVGRGGVPGLCLLVTEAERGSPARDRVDAVARTLDGFALAEVDLELRGEGDVLGDAQSGARTSLRLLRVVTDADMIAHARAAAEEVLAADPALEGHPALEAALARRVGMAERAALAKN
- a CDS encoding D-alanine--D-alanine ligase family protein, with translation MDKRAVAVLFGGRSSEHSISSATAGGVLRAIDRDRFDVIPIGITRSGAYVLEDDDPEKFALDPSRMPEVVDNGTRIVWPDSAETRELRVRDAAGERSLGRIDVVLPILHGRFGEDGTVQGFLELLGIPYAGAGVLMSAIGMDKHTTKSVLKAAGVPVVPWVTVTRADLDRDRAQIEHRVRALDLPVFVKPARAGSSVGVTKVADLSDLDAAFETAFAEDDTVLVEKAVTGREIECGVLPGRDGGLPRVSLPGEIVITGREFYDFEAKYLGAPGVELVCPAQLRDGEMAEMQRVAARAFEAVGGEGLARVDFFFTGTDFFVNEVNTMPGFTPISMFPACWIATGMTYTELISELIDGARER